A portion of the Epinephelus moara isolate mb chromosome 4, YSFRI_EMoa_1.0, whole genome shotgun sequence genome contains these proteins:
- the flrt1b gene encoding leucine-rich repeat transmembrane protein FLRT1 produces the protein MAAESLAELRDWLFLLLLCLTLLAEVLELAAAAIAMETGEGDEGIVCPSVCRCDEGFVYCNDRGLSIIPPLPLMAAILYLQSNRLSNAGLPPSLERSTSIRVIYLYANQLDEFPIHLPPSLRELHLQDNNIRTLPRSALAKLPLLERLHLDDNSISTVSIQERAFSGTPRLRLLFLSRNHLSSIPAGLPASLEELRLDDNRISTIPTHAFRGLSSLRRLVLDGNLLANTRIADDTFSRLSNLTELSLVRNALQSPPVYLPSAHLVRLHLQDNGMTHIPRGALDGMRRLQRLDLSGNNLTTLPRGLLKDTESLELLLLRGNPWYCGCNLRWLHAWLHSRGAGVTVRGLTCQAPEPVRGQALRELTSLMEQCEGPPAGPSTGMGMNPAEKDRGGDDGVGGGQAVASVPHGSTTTSSLLVPTQGSLFTLRAKRPGLVMPLPPGEGGQVSGEALELTVKPLSSDSVLVSWLCPQPTPSFRLSWLRLGSSAALGSITETLVPGERRQYLLTQLTPRSHYLICLLPLRQESSFGGSSMGSSRIGSMDMDNKDSAPACAQIETGEALVSAGGEGSDKEGQDSELTALPLAGIIGGATALVSLLLIFGIFCWYGQRAGYVSGDSGSYSRGRGGKHYDDYVESGTKKDTSILEIRAPPAGFQMTAMAHQPLQPKLEDVTYIHTIFPSSSSSSQANGTYRSSHGTGSLNGTILSQTSHHHVTYGTNRGYREGGIPDIDYAYT, from the coding sequence ATGGCAGCTGAGAGTCTTGCTGAGCTCCGTGATTGGCTCTTTCTGCTCCTCCTGTGCCTCACCTTATTGGCTGAGGTGCTGGAACTGGCGGCAGCGGCAATCGCCATGGAGACGGGCGAGGGAGATGAGGGCATTGTTTGTCCCTCAGTGTGCCGCTGTGATGAGGGTTTTGTCTACTGCAACGACCGTGGCCTCAGCATAATTCCTCCACTACCCCTAATGGCTGCCATCCTTTACTTGCAGAGCAACCGGCTGAGTAACGCTGGCCTGCCTCCCTCACTGGAACGCAGCACTTCCATACGAGTGATTTACTTGTATGCCAACCAGTTGGATGAATTCCCTATACACCTCCCGCCTTCGTTACGGGAGCTCCATTTGCAGGATAATAATATACGAACGTTACCGAGATCAGCTCTGGCCAAGTTACCATTACTAGAACGTTTGCACCTGGATGATAACTCTATATCCACAGTTAGCATCCAGGAGCGAGCTTTTTCTGGGACTCCACGGCTTCGACTGCTGTTTCTCTCTCGGAACCACCTTTCAAGCATCCCTGCAGGCTTGCCAGCATCCTTGGAAGAGTTGCGTCTGGACGACAATAGAATCAGCACCATCCCCACACATGCCTTTCGGGGGCTCTCCTCCTTGCGACGCTTGGTCCTGGATGGGAACCTGTTGGCCAACACACGCATTGCAGACGACACCTTTTCCCGTCTCTCCAATCTGACTGAGCTGTCACTGGTGAGGAATGCCCTGCAGTCTCCGCCAGTCTACCTGCCGTCGGCTCACCTCGTGCGACTCCATTTGCAAGACAACGGAATGACTCACATACCACGAGGGGCACTGGACGGGATGCGGCGGCTACAGAGGCTGGACCTGTCGGGAAACAATCTGACCACTCTCCCGAGAGGACTTCTGAAGGACACCGAGAGCCTGGAGCTGCTACTGCTGAGAGGAAACCCCTGGTACTGTGGCTGCAACCTTCGCTGGCTCCATGCATGGCTGCACAGCCGTGGGGCAGGGGTTACAGTCAGGGGTCTGACCTGTCAGGCGCCTGAGCCCGTAAGGGGCCAGGCCCTCAGAGAACTAACCTCCCTAATGGAGCAATGTGAAGGCCCCCCTGCTGGTCCCAGTACTGGAATGGGGATGAACCCAGCTGAAAAAGACAGAGGAGGTGACGATGGTGTTGGAGGGGGCCAAGCAGTCGCTTCAGTCCCCCATGGCAGCACCACCACTTCCTCTCTACTGGTCCCCACACAAGGTTCCCTCTTCACCCTGCGAGCCAAGCGGCCGGGCCttgttatgcctctgcctcccgGTGAAGGGGGACAGGTATCTGGAGAGGCCCTGGAGCTGACTGTAAAACCTCTCTCCTCGGACAGTGTACTGGTGAGTTGGCTGTGCCCACAGCCGACACCCTCCTTCCGCCTGTCGTGGCTGAGGTTGGGCAGCAGTGCAGCTCTTGGTTCTATAACAGAGACTCTGGTACCTGGAGAGAGGAGGCAGTACCTCCTCACCCAGCTCACCCCACGCTCCCATTACCTCATCTGCCTGCTGCCACTACGACAGGAGTCCTCCTTTGGGGGTTCCAGCATGGGTTCATCTCGAATTGGCAGCATGGACATGGACAATAAAGACTCTGCCCCAGCCTGCGCTCAGATAGAGACTGGAGAGGCTCTGGTCAGCGCAGGAGGGGAGGGGTCAGATAAAGAGGGACAGGACTCAGAACTAACAGCCCTGCCACTGGCCGGGATCATAGGGGGTGCCACAGCATTAGTAAGCCTGTTGTTAATCTTTGGCATCTTCTGCTGGTATGGACAAAGAGCAGGTTACGTGTCCGGGGACTCAGGCTCGTACAGCAGGGGCCGGGGTGGGAAACATTATGATGACTATGTAGAGTCAGGCACCAAGAAAGACACTTCCATCTTAGAGATCAGGGCCCCTCCTGCAGGGTTTCAGATGACAGCTATGGCCCATCAGCCCCTGCAGCCTAAGCTGGAGGATGTCACCTACATCCACACCattttcccctcctcttcctcttcctcccaaGCTAACGGGACCTACCGGAGCAGCCACGGAACCGGCAGCCTCAATGGCACCATCCTCAGCCAAACCAGCCACCATCACGTTACTTATGGTACCAACCGTGGCTACAGAGAGGGTGGCATCCCCGACATAGATTATGCCTACACGTGA